The proteins below come from a single Eubacterium limosum genomic window:
- the folP gene encoding dihydropteroate synthase codes for MKIGNKDFDLKNHVYIMGILNVTPDSFSDGGRFDSQDQALRHAEEMIEAGADIIDIGGESTRPSHTPLGEDDELKRVIPMIEAIRKRFDIPISIDTYKAKVGEASIEAGADLINDVWGFKREPRLAEVAAKHQIPCCLMHNRTDMDYTNLMADILDDLQESIDIALEAGVSKDAIMLDPGIGFAKTSDNNLTVMHHLEALQKLGYPVLLGTSRKSFIGNTLDLPVDERLEGTMATTVIGVMKGCSIIRVHDVLENRRAALMTAAIMRG; via the coding sequence ATGAAAATTGGCAATAAAGATTTTGATTTAAAGAACCATGTATATATAATGGGGATTCTAAACGTTACGCCCGATTCTTTTTCAGACGGCGGACGTTTTGATTCTCAGGATCAGGCCCTGCGCCACGCGGAGGAAATGATTGAAGCCGGTGCCGATATTATCGACATTGGCGGCGAATCCACAAGACCTTCCCATACCCCTCTTGGTGAAGATGATGAATTAAAACGCGTCATCCCCATGATTGAAGCCATCAGAAAACGCTTTGACATTCCCATATCAATCGACACTTACAAAGCAAAGGTCGGCGAAGCCTCCATTGAAGCTGGAGCAGACCTTATCAATGATGTCTGGGGGTTTAAACGGGAACCACGCTTGGCTGAAGTAGCAGCAAAACACCAGATTCCCTGTTGCCTGATGCATAACCGCACAGATATGGATTACACAAATTTAATGGCTGATATTCTTGACGATCTTCAGGAATCCATTGACATTGCTCTGGAGGCCGGCGTTTCAAAAGACGCCATCATGCTGGACCCCGGAATTGGTTTTGCCAAAACCAGCGATAACAATCTGACCGTCATGCACCATCTGGAGGCGCTTCAAAAACTGGGCTATCCTGTACTTCTCGGCACTTCACGAAAGAGCTTTATCGGCAATACTCTTGACCTGCCGGTGGATGAACGTCTGGAAGGAACCATGGCCACCACCGTTATAGGGGTGATGAAGGGATGTTCCATTATCCGTGTGCATGATGTCCTTGAGAACAGACGCGCTGCATTGATGACCGCAGCTATCATGAGAGGCTAG
- a CDS encoding HD domain-containing protein produces the protein MSSKLTQTNRLLNLPEYQDYLHRIEAHEKDRRLCRHNLAHFLDVARIAAIIANEEGLNLNRDLIYTTALLHDIGRFVQYENGTPHERASHKLAIVLLKHLDFSPKEQSVILEAILSHRTAGNRGFNAVFYQADKKSRACYGCAAQDACNWNDEKKNLEITY, from the coding sequence ATGAGTTCAAAACTCACCCAAACCAACCGACTGTTGAATCTTCCGGAATACCAGGATTATTTACACCGAATCGAGGCTCACGAAAAAGATCGCCGTCTCTGCCGCCATAACCTGGCCCACTTTCTGGACGTTGCCAGAATCGCCGCCATTATTGCGAATGAAGAGGGACTTAACCTAAACCGTGATCTCATTTATACTACCGCACTGCTGCATGATATCGGACGTTTCGTCCAGTATGAAAACGGCACTCCTCACGAGCGGGCTTCCCACAAGCTCGCCATCGTCCTTCTCAAACATCTGGACTTTTCACCAAAAGAGCAGTCGGTCATTTTAGAAGCGATCCTGTCTCACCGCACTGCCGGCAATCGGGGTTTTAATGCTGTTTTTTATCAGGCCGATAAGAAATCCCGGGCCTGTTATGGCTGTGCTGCCCAGGACGCGTGTAACTGGAACGATGAAAAGAAAAACTTAGAAATCACCTATTAA
- the folE gene encoding GTP cyclohydrolase I FolE has protein sequence MNKEKIMKAVTMLIEAIGEDPQREGLVDTPDRIARMYEEIFAGIGKTAEEHLSKSFTIESNDLVIERDIPFYSMCEHHFLPFYGKAHIAYVPNGKVAGLSKLVRTVDVYAKKPQLQEKLTSEIGNAIMEYLDAQGVMVIIEAEHLCMNMRGVKRPGTKTVTAMSDGILKTDASLKNDVYNLLGIRA, from the coding sequence ATGAACAAAGAAAAAATTATGAAAGCTGTTACCATGCTGATTGAAGCCATCGGCGAAGATCCCCAGCGTGAGGGCCTTGTAGACACACCCGACCGCATTGCGAGAATGTATGAAGAAATCTTTGCCGGTATCGGGAAGACGGCCGAAGAACACCTGTCAAAATCCTTTACCATTGAGTCCAATGATCTTGTCATTGAACGGGACATTCCTTTTTATTCCATGTGTGAACATCATTTCCTGCCCTTCTACGGAAAGGCGCATATTGCCTATGTACCAAACGGCAAGGTTGCCGGCCTCTCTAAGCTGGTGAGGACCGTGGATGTTTACGCAAAGAAACCTCAGCTTCAGGAAAAGCTGACCTCAGAAATCGGCAATGCCATCATGGAATATTTAGACGCCCAGGGCGTAATGGTCATCATTGAGGCTGAACACCTCTGCATGAACATGCGCGGTGTCAAACGTCCCGGTACAAAGACCGTAACCGCCATGAGCGATGGTATCTTAAAAACAGACGCCAGCCTTAAAAATGACGTCTATAATCTTTTAGGAATAAGAGCATGA
- a CDS encoding folate family ECF transporter S component codes for MKSNALSRGTTRTKLVVNCGLLIAISIVLKILFEMYIPLGGFPSLRINLTSLPIMLSGILLGPLAGFIVGFISDLLCFFIKPGGPFFLGFTVASGLTGLIPGLLWMLLRKKEIKHLEWFNLGFIVLSVGVLVLTGLFSFENSTIYYAGEPLNPFVLVLFIALMVGFVIFPIITVRRSEVLGEYRSDYILFIVSVTQLITSIILNTWFLTILYGQAVTVLLPARIITNIFLIPLYTIALVGLLKVLPKFVKK; via the coding sequence ATGAAAAGTAATGCTTTATCCCGTGGCACCACCCGTACGAAACTGGTCGTCAACTGTGGTTTGCTCATTGCCATCAGCATTGTGCTGAAAATTTTATTCGAGATGTATATTCCACTGGGTGGTTTTCCATCTCTCAGAATCAATCTGACATCTCTCCCAATCATGCTTTCCGGCATTTTATTGGGGCCACTCGCCGGTTTTATCGTCGGCTTTATTTCCGATTTGCTGTGCTTCTTTATTAAGCCCGGCGGTCCATTTTTTCTCGGTTTCACGGTTGCCAGCGGTCTGACAGGGCTGATTCCCGGCCTGCTGTGGATGCTGTTAAGAAAAAAGGAAATCAAGCATCTGGAATGGTTTAACCTTGGTTTTATCGTGTTGTCTGTTGGTGTTTTAGTACTAACCGGATTGTTCAGCTTTGAAAACAGCACAATCTACTATGCCGGTGAACCGCTAAATCCATTTGTTTTAGTGTTATTTATTGCTCTAATGGTCGGCTTTGTAATCTTCCCCATCATCACAGTCAGGCGTTCTGAGGTGCTTGGCGAATACCGAAGCGACTATATTCTGTTCATCGTCAGTGTGACCCAACTGATAACTTCCATTATTTTAAACACCTGGTTTTTAACCATTCTGTATGGTCAGGCAGTGACTGTGCTTTTACCCGCGCGGATCATTACCAATATCTTCTTGATACCACTTTACACAATCGCCTTGGTGGGATTATTGAAGGTATTGCCAAAATTTGTAAAAAAATAG
- a CDS encoding DUF6483 family protein, whose amino-acid sequence MLKNDYLMEMIGAMCRAVSEIIFKRSKKEYAECHALANDQYQSLLGMSLDMILSLPSETVFDLLGNFGEIEPKKILTLVDLLKEDGEVFKAEDDEATADAIREKCEDLLNLLDRYDLDDDVLAELDKRMTAFGID is encoded by the coding sequence ATGCTGAAAAATGACTATTTGATGGAAATGATCGGAGCGATGTGCCGAGCGGTCAGCGAAATAATTTTCAAGCGGTCAAAAAAAGAATATGCAGAGTGCCACGCGCTGGCCAATGACCAGTATCAGAGCCTTCTGGGCATGTCGCTCGATATGATTCTCAGTCTGCCGTCGGAAACCGTTTTTGATCTGTTAGGAAATTTTGGAGAAATTGAGCCCAAAAAGATACTGACACTTGTGGATCTTTTAAAAGAGGACGGCGAGGTTTTTAAAGCGGAAGACGATGAGGCCACAGCAGATGCTATTCGTGAAAAGTGTGAAGACCTCTTGAATTTGCTGGATCGTTATGATTTGGATGATGATGTCTTGGCCGAACTGGACAAGCGCATGACCGCTTTTGGAATTGATTGA
- a CDS encoding gamma-glutamyl-gamma-aminobutyrate hydrolase family protein — protein sequence MGKKPKIGVLPLYDTKQASKWNSIWIFPGYLNGLLEVSGMPFVLPLLEDESDIRPLVNEFDGFLFTGGQDVDPALYNQEMTEYCNEVSPERDYMEAILFDEVRKQDKALFGVCRGLQFFNVALGGTLYQDLVAQKKDANPVQHAQKTEFIFPVHDIEIKEGSKLFEIIGEKTIRVNSMHHQGIAELSPQLEATARAKDGLVEAVEIPDMTYGLAIQWHPEFLWPKRAYEHDLFKAFVEAAKKRA from the coding sequence ATGGGAAAAAAACCTAAAATAGGGGTATTACCCCTTTATGATACAAAGCAGGCAAGTAAATGGAACAGCATTTGGATTTTTCCGGGATACTTAAATGGTCTTCTGGAGGTCTCCGGAATGCCTTTCGTTTTGCCGCTTTTAGAGGACGAATCGGATATCCGTCCACTTGTAAATGAGTTTGATGGATTTTTGTTTACCGGCGGACAGGATGTGGACCCAGCGCTTTACAATCAGGAAATGACTGAATACTGCAATGAAGTTTCGCCAGAACGAGATTATATGGAAGCGATTTTGTTTGATGAAGTCCGAAAACAGGATAAAGCCCTTTTTGGTGTTTGCCGCGGCCTTCAGTTTTTTAACGTGGCTCTGGGCGGTACTCTTTACCAGGATTTAGTCGCGCAGAAAAAAGATGCAAACCCTGTGCAGCATGCCCAGAAAACAGAGTTTATTTTTCCGGTGCATGATATCGAGATTAAAGAAGGCAGTAAGCTGTTTGAAATTATCGGTGAAAAAACAATTCGTGTCAACAGTATGCACCATCAGGGAATTGCTGAGCTTTCCCCACAGCTAGAGGCGACAGCCCGTGCAAAAGATGGACTGGTGGAAGCCGTTGAAATACCAGATATGACCTATGGTCTGGCAATTCAGTGGCATCCTGAATTTCTGTGGCCTAAGCGTGCATACGAACATGATTTATTTAAGGCCTTTGTGGAGGCAGCAAAAAAGCGGGCATAA
- a CDS encoding Ig-like domain-containing protein — MKNNCLKTSLTMILSILLMSSFSPILAETPVGDPALNEGAVNSPLTLTSSVPQDGATDVQAFTEISVSFNQNVVNTAVRETNEKAVTLWNKGKQVDADIVLSDDLIDPEDWGTIRINQKDSLKNNQEYIIKVDTTLTSTTGEHLQSPVEIHFTTIKSASSITGTSIAVVTAIVIIAAIIIGVLYKRHNR; from the coding sequence ATGAAAAATAATTGTTTAAAAACAAGTCTTACTATGATTCTGTCCATCCTGCTGATGAGCAGTTTCAGCCCAATTTTGGCTGAAACACCGGTTGGAGATCCAGCACTTAACGAGGGGGCGGTGAACAGTCCTCTCACCCTAACCTCCAGCGTCCCACAGGACGGCGCCACAGATGTACAAGCCTTCACAGAAATTTCGGTATCGTTCAACCAAAATGTGGTCAATACAGCCGTAAGGGAGACAAATGAGAAAGCCGTAACCCTTTGGAACAAGGGCAAACAGGTGGACGCAGACATTGTCCTGTCTGATGATCTGATTGACCCTGAAGACTGGGGAACAATCCGCATTAATCAAAAGGATAGTTTAAAAAACAATCAGGAATACATCATAAAAGTAGATACCACCTTGACTTCAACAACCGGAGAACATTTACAGTCTCCTGTGGAAATTCATTTTACCACTATAAAATCTGCTTCTTCCATTACCGGAACTTCAATTGCAGTGGTTACTGCCATTGTCATCATTGCCGCCATTATCATTGGTGTTCTCTACAAAAGACACAACCGTTAA
- a CDS encoding manganese efflux pump yields the protein MLVLIVSALLFSLSSNLDNIVVGLAFGIKKIHLDAVSNLTVAIITTTGTVIAMLFGRWLSGYIPNRIGNDLGAGIIILLGVYFSIQGIVKLLKEKKSGSYAMKSTNEMAEEIDASVQDKAHIRYREIVVVAFGLTFNNLGTGIAASITGVNIGLTAMCTFVISLIALWFGSKLGGRVVGPLLGDYAPAVSGILLVILGLIEMFW from the coding sequence ATGCTTGTTTTAATTGTATCCGCTTTGTTATTTAGTCTTTCATCTAATCTTGACAATATTGTGGTCGGTTTGGCCTTTGGCATTAAAAAAATTCATCTTGACGCGGTCTCAAATCTGACGGTGGCTATTATCACGACAACAGGAACCGTCATTGCCATGCTTTTTGGCAGATGGCTGTCTGGCTATATTCCAAACCGGATAGGAAACGATCTGGGTGCTGGAATTATAATACTGTTGGGCGTTTATTTTTCCATACAGGGGATTGTCAAACTTTTAAAAGAAAAAAAATCAGGCAGCTATGCCATGAAAAGTACTAATGAAATGGCAGAAGAGATAGATGCATCAGTCCAGGATAAGGCTCATATTCGATACCGTGAAATAGTGGTAGTTGCATTTGGACTGACCTTTAATAATTTGGGAACAGGGATAGCAGCCAGTATCACTGGTGTAAATATTGGTCTGACTGCAATGTGTACTTTTGTTATAAGTCTTATCGCCTTATGGTTTGGCTCTAAACTTGGAGGACGAGTGGTTGGTCCTCTTTTAGGGGACTATGCGCCAGCCGTTTCGGGTATATTGTTGGTTATCTTAGGTTTAATTGAAATGTTTTGGTAA
- the thiC gene encoding phosphomethylpyrimidine synthase ThiC, with protein sequence MELYTTQMDAARRGIETEAMKRVAEYENMPLSNLMGLVAKGQVAIPANKNHRCLTPYGVGSALKTKINVNLGTSRDCLNLDVEMEKVKNAVDMGAEAIMDLSSFGDTRKFRRKLTESCPSMLGTVPIYDAVVYYNKPLQEITSQEWIDVVRMHAEDGVDFLTLHCGINRSTADRFKNNGRLMNIVSRGGSLIFAWMEMTGNENPFFEFYDEILEICQEYDVTISLGDACRPGCIADAGDISQISELVTLGELTQRAWDKNVQIIVEGPGHMPLNQIQANMEIQQTICKGAPFYVLGPLVTDIAPGYDHITSAIGGAIAATYGASFLCYVTPAEHLRLPDVDDVKEGIIASKIAAHAADIAKGLPGAADWDYQMGVARRELDWDKMFDLAIDPEKAKRYRAESTPENQDTCTMCGKMCSVRNMNKVLNGEHVDIMEDTMACPSDK encoded by the coding sequence ATGGAGCTGTACACAACTCAAATGGATGCCGCACGCCGTGGCATTGAAACGGAAGCGATGAAGCGTGTCGCGGAATATGAAAACATGCCTTTAAGTAATTTAATGGGTCTGGTGGCAAAGGGACAGGTTGCTATACCTGCCAACAAGAATCACCGCTGTCTGACGCCTTATGGGGTCGGCAGTGCATTGAAGACAAAGATCAATGTCAATCTTGGAACATCCAGAGACTGCCTGAATCTGGATGTAGAAATGGAAAAAGTAAAAAACGCTGTTGACATGGGCGCAGAAGCCATCATGGATCTGAGCTCTTTTGGAGATACACGTAAATTCAGACGCAAACTGACAGAGAGCTGTCCGTCGATGCTCGGAACGGTGCCGATCTATGACGCGGTGGTTTATTACAATAAGCCGCTTCAAGAGATTACTTCTCAGGAGTGGATTGATGTTGTGCGTATGCACGCAGAGGATGGTGTTGATTTTTTGACGCTGCATTGTGGAATCAATCGTTCAACGGCAGACCGCTTCAAGAATAACGGCCGTTTGATGAACATCGTATCCCGCGGAGGTTCGTTGATTTTTGCCTGGATGGAAATGACCGGCAATGAAAACCCGTTCTTTGAGTTTTATGACGAGATTTTGGAAATCTGCCAGGAGTATGATGTTACCATCAGCCTTGGTGATGCCTGCAGACCTGGATGTATTGCAGACGCCGGTGATATTTCACAGATTTCTGAGCTGGTGACTCTTGGAGAGCTGACACAGCGTGCATGGGATAAGAATGTCCAGATCATTGTTGAAGGTCCTGGTCATATGCCACTTAACCAGATTCAGGCCAATATGGAAATTCAGCAGACAATCTGTAAGGGCGCCCCTTTCTATGTGCTGGGACCACTAGTAACTGACATTGCGCCGGGTTATGACCACATTACTTCGGCCATTGGTGGTGCTATTGCAGCTACCTACGGGGCATCCTTCCTGTGCTATGTCACGCCGGCTGAGCATTTGAGACTGCCGGATGTCGATGACGTTAAGGAAGGAATTATCGCGTCGAAAATTGCAGCTCACGCAGCGGATATTGCCAAAGGACTGCCAGGGGCAGCCGACTGGGACTATCAGATGGGAGTTGCCAGACGCGAGCTTGACTGGGATAAAATGTTTGATCTGGCCATTGATCCCGAAAAAGCAAAACGTTACCGTGCGGAATCAACACCAGAGAACCAGGATACCTGTACTATGTGCGGAAAGATGTGCTCAGTAAGAAATATGAACAAGGTCTTAAACGGTGAGCATGTGGATATTATGGAAGACACAATGGCGTGCCCTTCCGATAAATAA
- the thiM gene encoding hydroxyethylthiazole kinase, giving the protein MIRLNENFVDIFEKTQRNPQLVHNITNYVTVNDCANILLAMGSSPIMADDIEEVEEITTICNALVLNIGTLNSRTVESMIVAGKKANELGHPVVLDPVGAGASKFRTEITHRLLKEVKFSVIRGNVSEIKTVYAGAGTTKGVDADVKDAVTAETLDATIALAKELAERTGAVIAVTGAMDIIVDAMNAYVVRNGHRDMSKITGTGCMLSAMTAAYVAANPEKVLEAVVCAVASMGIAGEMASRQIINNQLGTGSLRTFIIDNISTMTGNTIETYAKITLIPRGEKAKIML; this is encoded by the coding sequence ATGATCCGTTTAAACGAAAATTTTGTCGATATTTTTGAAAAGACCCAGAGGAATCCACAATTAGTACATAATATTACCAATTATGTCACAGTCAATGATTGTGCGAATATTCTTCTGGCGATGGGGTCCTCCCCGATCATGGCAGATGATATTGAAGAGGTAGAGGAAATTACCACGATTTGCAACGCTTTGGTACTCAATATCGGAACACTGAATAGCCGGACCGTTGAATCGATGATTGTTGCGGGAAAAAAAGCCAATGAACTGGGACATCCTGTGGTACTGGACCCCGTGGGGGCCGGCGCTTCAAAATTCAGAACAGAAATAACCCACCGGCTGTTAAAAGAAGTGAAATTTTCTGTTATCAGGGGCAATGTTTCAGAGATTAAAACAGTTTACGCCGGAGCGGGTACCACAAAGGGCGTCGATGCCGATGTTAAAGATGCAGTGACTGCTGAGACGCTGGACGCTACCATTGCTCTGGCTAAAGAGCTGGCGGAAAGAACAGGCGCGGTCATTGCGGTTACAGGAGCTATGGATATTATCGTTGATGCGATGAACGCTTATGTGGTCAGAAACGGACATCGCGATATGTCTAAGATTACCGGTACGGGATGTATGCTCAGCGCCATGACTGCCGCCTACGTGGCGGCCAATCCGGAGAAAGTATTAGAAGCGGTGGTCTGCGCGGTGGCCAGCATGGGAATTGCCGGCGAGATGGCTTCGCGTCAGATCATAAATAATCAGCTGGGGACGGGAAGCTTGAGAACTTTTATCATTGATAATATCAGCACGATGACAGGAAATACCATTGAAACCTATGCAAAAATTACCTTGATTCCAAGAGGTGAAAAAGCTAAAATAATGTTATAA
- the thiE gene encoding thiamine phosphate synthase, translated as MKNNVKKEDMLLYIVTDRSWLGESTLEEEVRAAIEGGATFLQIREKDMPHQDFVCEARSLKGLAKAAGIPYVINDDVEIALEVDADGVHIGQSDGAVVETRKKIGPDKILGVSAQTLEQALAAEKDGADYLGVGAVFSTSTKADAKEVSFETLKSICSSVKIPVVAIGGISEKNLLELSGSKVDGVAVISAVFAQPDTRAAAQKIRKLSEKMVKSND; from the coding sequence ATGAAAAACAATGTGAAAAAAGAAGACATGTTGCTCTACATCGTTACAGACCGTTCGTGGCTTGGTGAAAGTACCCTTGAGGAAGAGGTTCGTGCTGCGATAGAAGGCGGTGCGACTTTTCTTCAAATCAGGGAAAAGGACATGCCACATCAAGATTTTGTCTGCGAAGCCCGGAGCCTGAAGGGACTGGCAAAGGCGGCGGGTATTCCCTATGTAATCAATGATGATGTGGAGATCGCTTTAGAGGTAGATGCAGACGGGGTGCACATTGGTCAAAGCGATGGTGCTGTGGTGGAAACCCGTAAGAAGATTGGTCCTGATAAGATTTTGGGCGTGTCTGCACAAACACTTGAGCAGGCGTTGGCCGCAGAAAAGGATGGAGCGGATTATCTTGGTGTGGGTGCAGTTTTCTCAACTTCTACGAAAGCAGATGCCAAGGAGGTTTCTTTTGAAACGCTTAAGAGCATCTGCAGCAGTGTGAAAATCCCTGTGGTTGCCATTGGTGGTATCAGTGAAAAAAATCTGTTAGAGCTCTCTGGCTCAAAGGTTGACGGCGTTGCAGTTATCTCTGCTGTATTTGCCCAGCCGGATACACGGGCCGCGGCACAGAAAATTCGAAAATTATCTGAAAAGATGGTGAAATCAAATGATTAA
- the thiD gene encoding bifunctional hydroxymethylpyrimidine kinase/phosphomethylpyrimidine kinase, translating to MIKALTIAGSDCSGGAGIQADLKTFTAYGIYGMSVITAITAQNTTGVFAVENISGKMVEAQMDAVFTDIEPDAVKIGMVSSEAIIHAISKKLKEYMPQNIVLDPVMVATSGDALFDRAAQSVLINELMPLADLITPNISEAEILSGIPIKSKNDMIRAARDIAGYYKGAILVKGGHLEDRADDLFYYEGFGYWLPEKKVDNPNTHGTGCTLSSAIAANLAKGTTMIDAVKNAKAYVHGAILDGLDLGKGNGPLNHLYQLKK from the coding sequence ATGATTAAGGCATTGACAATTGCAGGCTCCGATTGCAGCGGAGGTGCAGGTATACAGGCAGATCTCAAAACTTTTACGGCTTATGGTATTTATGGTATGAGTGTCATTACCGCCATAACAGCACAGAATACAACCGGTGTATTCGCTGTAGAAAATATCTCTGGAAAGATGGTAGAAGCCCAGATGGATGCAGTCTTTACGGATATTGAGCCAGATGCGGTAAAAATAGGCATGGTTTCGTCTGAAGCGATTATCCATGCCATTTCCAAAAAGCTGAAGGAATATATGCCCCAAAATATTGTGTTGGACCCGGTTATGGTTGCCACGAGCGGTGACGCGCTTTTTGACAGAGCCGCTCAGTCGGTTTTAATTAATGAACTGATGCCATTGGCGGATTTGATCACTCCGAATATTTCGGAAGCTGAAATTTTGTCAGGTATTCCCATAAAATCCAAAAATGATATGATTCGCGCTGCCCGTGATATTGCAGGCTATTATAAAGGCGCAATATTGGTAAAAGGCGGACATTTAGAGGACCGGGCAGACGATTTGTTTTATTATGAAGGCTTTGGTTACTGGCTTCCCGAAAAAAAGGTCGATAATCCCAATACACATGGTACAGGCTGTACGCTATCTTCTGCGATTGCCGCAAATCTGGCAAAGGGCACCACTATGATAGATGCTGTTAAAAATGCAAAAGCCTATGTGCACGGAGCGATACTGGATGGTCTTGACCTTGGAAAGGGAAACGGACCGCTGAATCATTTGTATCAATTGAAAAAATAA
- a CDS encoding MATE family efflux transporter, producing MFHLKMNRNDLKVIGVLALPVMVETILQTFLGTVDTFFAGQISDDAIAAVGVTNLIVNIFIAFFTAASVGTLAVIGRYVGCGNTERGNRALQQSVLLSLFIGISIGGLNLLFYRPILEIAGAGESILVYAIPYYMVVVVPIVFLCLSLVLSSCLRATKDNVTPMVATGLANVLNLLLNLLFIKLGLGIMGLAFATTLSRAIGVGLLFARLAKGNGFLRLPLKGWGIDVEMIRSILHIGVPAGGEKLIMRAGQLVYGAMILSIGSNAYVAHNIAGTIENYTYIPSMGFGVAAATLVGIGLGENNPEKARRMALASNTLSTIFMVSMGIVIFIFAPFFAAAFSSTPEVQALTVTVLRMIALFQPCSALTQVVESALQGAGDTRYPMFLTLFGIWGIRVCIGYFLGVICGFGLVGVWTAYIIDISVRGFLLLRRFNGGKWQTVAI from the coding sequence ATGTTTCATTTGAAAATGAACAGAAACGACCTGAAGGTCATTGGTGTATTAGCATTGCCAGTAATGGTGGAGACTATTCTGCAGACATTTTTGGGAACAGTCGATACCTTTTTTGCGGGACAGATCTCAGACGACGCCATTGCGGCAGTCGGTGTAACGAACTTGATCGTCAATATCTTTATTGCTTTTTTTACAGCAGCCAGCGTTGGTACGCTGGCAGTTATCGGCAGGTACGTTGGATGTGGTAATACAGAAAGAGGTAACAGGGCGCTTCAGCAATCTGTTTTGCTCAGCCTTTTTATCGGTATCAGTATCGGGGGGTTGAATTTATTGTTTTACAGGCCAATTCTTGAAATTGCTGGTGCCGGCGAGAGCATTTTGGTTTACGCCATACCATATTACATGGTTGTGGTCGTTCCCATTGTGTTCTTATGTCTTTCGTTGGTTTTATCCAGCTGCCTGAGAGCCACTAAGGACAATGTTACACCAATGGTCGCTACAGGATTAGCCAATGTATTGAACCTTCTTTTAAACCTTCTTTTTATAAAGCTTGGACTTGGTATTATGGGACTGGCTTTTGCGACCACGCTGTCGCGTGCCATTGGCGTCGGCTTACTGTTTGCCCGCCTGGCGAAAGGAAACGGTTTTTTAAGGCTGCCGCTTAAGGGCTGGGGCATTGATGTGGAAATGATCCGGTCAATTTTGCACATCGGCGTCCCAGCTGGTGGAGAAAAGCTTATTATGCGTGCCGGCCAGTTGGTATATGGCGCCATGATTTTATCCATCGGGTCAAACGCCTACGTGGCTCATAACATTGCGGGGACCATTGAAAACTATACCTATATCCCTTCTATGGGGTTTGGCGTAGCGGCGGCAACGCTGGTTGGTATTGGTCTGGGAGAGAATAATCCGGAGAAGGCGCGACGGATGGCGCTGGCCTCAAATACACTTTCAACAATCTTTATGGTGTCAATGGGGATCGTAATTTTTATTTTCGCGCCGTTCTTCGCAGCGGCCTTTAGTTCAACTCCGGAGGTACAGGCGCTTACGGTAACCGTCCTGCGGATGATTGCGCTTTTTCAGCCCTGCAGCGCTCTGACCCAGGTCGTTGAGAGTGCCTTGCAGGGGGCTGGCGATACGCGGTATCCTATGTTTTTGACGCTGTTTGGCATCTGGGGGATAAGGGTCTGTATTGGCTATTTTCTCGGCGTTATCTGCGGTTTTGGCCTGGTAGGGGTGTGGACAGCTTATATTATTGATATATCAGTGCGTGGCTTTTTACTGCTTCGGCGTTTTAATGGTGGTAAATGGCAGACGGTTGCTATATAA
- a CDS encoding metal-sensing transcriptional repressor: MAAKHEHEHENRRAVLNRMSRAIGHMESVKRMVEEERDCSEILIQVSAVKSAINNIGKLILKDHISHCVVDAVEENDLEVLKELNDAIDKFIK, encoded by the coding sequence ATGGCAGCTAAGCATGAACATGAGCATGAAAACCGCAGGGCAGTCCTCAACCGGATGTCACGGGCCATCGGCCATATGGAATCTGTAAAAAGGATGGTGGAGGAAGAAAGAGATTGCAGTGAAATTCTGATACAGGTATCTGCGGTGAAATCTGCTATCAATAATATCGGCAAGTTGATCTTGAAAGATCATATCAGCCATTGTGTCGTTGATGCCGTGGAGGAGAATGATCTGGAGGTTCTGAAGGAATTAAATGACGCCATCGACAAGTTTATAAAATAA